One Micromonospora sp. WMMD1120 genomic region harbors:
- a CDS encoding response regulator transcription factor — MTERVLVVDDDHTVSDVVRRYLENDGYQVSLAADGEAALAAVRRETPDLVVLDLMLPRIDGLAVCRKLRARPDGIPIVMLTARGDESDRILGLQLGADDYLTKPFSPRELVLRVRSVLRRATGGPPPGRPEALVDGALVVHTTARTAHLAGNELALTMREFDLLVHLMRHPSRVFGRAELLEQVWGWNFGDQSTVTVHVRRLREKVEADPADPRRIRTVWGVGYRYEPAHA; from the coding sequence GTGACCGAGCGTGTGCTGGTTGTCGACGACGACCACACCGTCAGCGACGTCGTCCGTCGTTACCTGGAGAACGACGGCTACCAGGTCAGCCTGGCGGCGGACGGGGAGGCCGCGCTGGCGGCGGTACGGCGGGAGACGCCCGACCTGGTCGTGCTCGACCTGATGCTGCCCCGGATCGACGGCCTTGCGGTGTGCCGGAAGCTGCGGGCGCGGCCGGACGGCATACCGATCGTCATGCTGACCGCGCGGGGCGACGAGTCCGACCGCATCCTCGGGCTACAGCTCGGCGCGGACGACTACCTGACCAAGCCCTTCTCGCCCCGGGAACTGGTGCTACGGGTCCGTTCGGTGCTCCGCCGCGCCACCGGCGGGCCACCACCCGGACGGCCGGAGGCCCTCGTCGACGGCGCGCTCGTGGTGCACACCACGGCGCGGACCGCCCACCTCGCCGGCAACGAGCTGGCGCTGACCATGCGTGAGTTCGACCTGCTCGTCCACCTCATGCGGCACCCGTCCCGGGTGTTCGGCCGGGCCGAGCTGCTGGAACAGGTCTGGGGCTGGAATTTCGGGGACCAGTCGACGGTGACGGTGCACGTCCGCCGGCTGCGGGAGAAGGTCGAGGCCGACCCGGCCGATCCGCGGCGGATCCGCACCGTCTGGGGCGTCGGTTACCGGTACGAGCCGGCCCATGCGTGA
- a CDS encoding NAD-dependent epimerase/dehydratase family protein — translation MRILVTGAAGFIGSHVADLLVAHGHEVVAVDALLPEAHGVTSPPWTERHDLVVGDVRDHDLLTRLLAGVDAVCHQAAMVGHGVDPADAPRYAAHNDLGTATLLAAMHATGVRRLVLASSMVVYGEGRYHCPAHGVVRPAGRRAVDLAEGRYEQTCSRCDRTLSPALVPEDAPLEPRSTYAATKLAQEHLAGAWARQTGGSVWALRYHNVYGPRMPRDTPYAGVASIFRSALAAGQPPRVFEDGRQRRDFVHVSDVAVANVLALTRSAPEPLVAVNVCSGEPHTVGELADELAAAMGGPSPVTVGGGRAADVRHVVADPARAARLLGFTARTGFAAGVADFTTAVMREPATVRTPSTAGG, via the coding sequence ATGCGGATACTTGTCACCGGTGCGGCCGGTTTCATCGGCTCCCACGTCGCCGACCTGCTCGTCGCACACGGACACGAGGTGGTCGCCGTCGACGCGCTGCTGCCGGAGGCGCACGGTGTGACGTCACCGCCCTGGACCGAGCGGCACGACCTCGTGGTCGGCGACGTACGCGACCACGACCTGCTGACCCGGCTGCTGGCCGGGGTCGACGCGGTCTGCCACCAGGCGGCGATGGTCGGCCACGGCGTCGATCCCGCCGACGCCCCCCGGTACGCCGCCCACAACGACCTCGGCACGGCCACCCTCCTCGCGGCGATGCACGCCACCGGGGTACGCCGTCTCGTGCTCGCCAGTTCGATGGTCGTCTACGGCGAGGGTCGTTACCACTGCCCGGCGCACGGGGTCGTCCGGCCGGCCGGCCGTCGGGCCGTCGACCTGGCCGAGGGGCGCTACGAGCAGACCTGCTCGCGCTGCGACCGGACGCTCTCCCCCGCTCTGGTGCCGGAGGACGCGCCGCTGGAGCCCCGCAGCACGTACGCCGCGACCAAGCTGGCCCAGGAACACCTCGCCGGCGCGTGGGCGCGACAGACCGGCGGATCGGTCTGGGCCCTGCGGTACCACAACGTCTACGGGCCACGGATGCCCCGCGACACCCCGTACGCCGGGGTGGCGTCGATCTTCCGGTCGGCGCTGGCGGCCGGGCAGCCACCCCGGGTCTTCGAGGACGGCCGGCAGCGGCGCGACTTCGTGCACGTGAGCGACGTCGCCGTGGCCAACGTGCTGGCCCTGACGAGGTCGGCGCCGGAGCCGCTGGTCGCGGTCAACGTGTGCTCGGGAGAGCCGCACACGGTCGGCGAGTTGGCCGACGAGTTGGCGGCGGCGATGGGAGGGCCGTCGCCGGTCACCGTCGGGGGCGGACGGGCGGCCGACGTTCGCCACGTCGTCGCCGATCCGGCCCGCGCCGCCCGACTGCTCGGCTTCACCGCCCGCACCGGATTCGCGGCCGGCGTCGCCGACTTCACCACGGCGGTGATGCGGGAGCCGGCGACGGTCAGGACACCGTCCACAGCAGGTGGTTGA
- a CDS encoding glycosyltransferase family 2 protein, giving the protein MRTTIDVVLPCLDEAAALPAVLTGLPPGYRAIVVDNGSSDGSPVVAAGYGARVVHEPRRGYGAAVHAGLLSADAELVCVVDADGSFDPAELPRLVAAVLDGRADLAVGRRRPVTAGAWPWHARVGNALVAALLRRRGVPVRDISPIRVARRTSLLGLAVGDRAFGYPLELLLRATAAGWRIVEMDVAYAPRAAGTRSKVSGSVRGTLRATRDFAGVLRAGVGGAR; this is encoded by the coding sequence ATGCGCACAACGATCGACGTGGTGCTGCCGTGCCTGGACGAGGCGGCCGCCCTGCCTGCCGTACTGACCGGGCTGCCACCCGGATACCGCGCCATCGTGGTCGACAACGGCTCGAGCGACGGTTCCCCGGTGGTCGCGGCCGGCTACGGGGCCCGGGTCGTGCACGAGCCGAGACGTGGATACGGCGCGGCCGTGCACGCCGGCCTCCTCTCGGCCGACGCGGAGCTGGTCTGCGTCGTCGACGCGGACGGCTCGTTCGACCCGGCCGAGCTGCCCAGGCTCGTCGCGGCGGTGCTGGACGGTCGGGCCGACCTCGCCGTCGGGCGACGCCGTCCGGTCACGGCGGGCGCGTGGCCGTGGCACGCCCGGGTCGGCAACGCGCTGGTCGCCGCGCTGCTGCGGCGCCGGGGGGTGCCGGTGCGCGACATCAGCCCCATCCGGGTGGCCCGCCGGACGTCGCTTCTCGGGCTCGCCGTCGGCGACCGCGCCTTCGGGTACCCGTTGGAGTTGCTCCTGCGCGCGACGGCGGCGGGTTGGCGGATCGTGGAGATGGACGTCGCGTACGCGCCCCGCGCCGCTGGCACGCGGTCGAAGGTGTCCGGGTCGGTGCGGGGCACGCTGCGGGCGACCCGGGACTTCGCCGGAGTGCTGCGCGCCGGGGTCGGCGGTGCCCGGTGA
- a CDS encoding DUF2064 domain-containing protein, producing MTVLLVVAKAPVAGQAKTRLCPPADHTQAARVAAAALLDTLAAVRATPSTIPVLAHTGRFAEAEHGAELGAALAGWHLLAQRGDTFADRLANAHADAGAAFPGRAVLQIGMDTPQLRPALLDTALRLLAERGAVFGPALDGGWWALGLSDPGHADALRDVPMSTDDTGRRTLAALRRRGIRPASLPAQRDVDDWSAALAVAAELPGTRFAAAVGSVRNRLAIGQPRCAR from the coding sequence GTGACCGTCCTGCTCGTGGTCGCCAAGGCGCCGGTGGCGGGGCAGGCCAAGACGCGGCTCTGCCCGCCCGCTGACCACACCCAGGCCGCCCGGGTCGCGGCGGCGGCGTTGCTGGACACCCTCGCGGCGGTACGCGCCACCCCGTCGACCATCCCGGTGCTGGCCCACACCGGTCGGTTCGCCGAGGCCGAGCACGGCGCGGAGCTGGGCGCCGCGCTGGCGGGCTGGCACCTCCTCGCGCAGCGCGGCGACACCTTCGCCGACCGCCTCGCGAACGCGCACGCCGACGCGGGCGCGGCCTTTCCCGGCCGAGCGGTGTTGCAGATCGGCATGGACACACCGCAACTGCGGCCAGCCCTGCTCGACACCGCGCTGAGGCTGCTCGCCGAGCGGGGTGCGGTGTTCGGTCCCGCGCTCGACGGCGGGTGGTGGGCGCTCGGGCTCAGCGATCCCGGCCACGCGGACGCGTTGCGCGACGTGCCCATGTCAACGGACGACACCGGTCGCCGTACCCTCGCCGCCCTTCGCCGGCGCGGCATCCGTCCGGCGAGCCTGCCGGCACAGCGGGACGTCGACGACTGGTCCGCGGCGCTGGCGGTCGCCGCCGAGCTGCCCGGCACCCGGTTCGCGGCTGCCGTCGGGTCGGTCCGGAACCGGCTGGCGATCGGACAGCCCCGGTGCGCCCGATGA
- a CDS encoding methyltransferase domain-containing protein, which yields MITLDDFDLALGGPDGCPAEHDGRGGPFGRSTRPAPGHWLVHDDGRRDPLPVRRWHGPAEPVIEAVAARCDGPTIDLGCGPGRLTEALARRGLVALGVDRSAEAVRLTRSRGVVALRRDILAPLPGEGRWAHAMLVDGNIGIGGDPVRLLRRCGALIAPDGTLVVEVDSPGTGLWQGRAYVLSGSPGVRQRRGPAFRWARVGAETVARVAAAADLRVARTSRSGARCFAELVRS from the coding sequence ATGATCACGCTGGACGATTTCGATCTGGCGCTGGGCGGGCCCGACGGGTGTCCCGCCGAGCACGACGGGCGGGGCGGACCGTTCGGGAGGTCGACCCGACCCGCGCCCGGACACTGGCTGGTGCACGACGACGGGCGACGTGACCCGTTGCCGGTGCGACGCTGGCACGGTCCTGCCGAGCCGGTGATCGAAGCCGTGGCCGCCCGCTGCGACGGCCCCACCATCGATCTCGGCTGTGGTCCGGGGCGGCTGACCGAGGCGCTCGCCCGGCGGGGCCTCGTCGCGCTGGGCGTGGACCGCTCCGCCGAGGCGGTGCGGCTGACCCGATCCCGGGGTGTGGTCGCCCTACGGCGCGACATCCTCGCGCCGCTCCCGGGTGAGGGACGGTGGGCACACGCCATGCTCGTCGACGGCAACATCGGCATCGGTGGCGACCCGGTCCGGTTGCTGCGCAGGTGCGGAGCGTTGATCGCGCCGGACGGGACGCTCGTGGTGGAGGTGGACTCTCCGGGCACCGGGCTGTGGCAGGGCCGGGCGTACGTCCTGTCCGGGTCGCCCGGTGTGCGGCAACGACGGGGACCGGCGTTCCGCTGGGCGCGGGTGGGAGCGGAGACGGTGGCCCGCGTCGCCGCCGCCGCCGACCTGCGGGTAGCGCGCACGTCCCGCTCCGGCGCGCGGTGTTTCGCCGAGTTGGTGCGGTCATGA
- a CDS encoding molybdopterin-dependent oxidoreductase codes for MTRLRPRAPVPEDFTAPSHSPLVAARLGLWLGVAFGLCFVTGLLSHTIQHPPGWFTWPTRPVDLYRATQGVHVLSGIAAIPLLLAKLWSVYPRLFVRPPLRQPLRLAAHVVERATVGVLVCAAFFELVTGLFNVAQSYPWGFFFPAAHHAVAWLLVGGLLLHIAVKLPTARTALGTPLRRNRMIDERADRESSGRRAFLRTSAGVAGVAVLATAGVTVPWLRRVSPLAWRSASGPQGVPINRTAAAARVIVPPDWRLEIVWPGGRQTFSLAELSALPQRTARLPIACVEGWSASARWTGVPVGELLRRAGAPAGRPVRIASLEADGLYATSTLPANHVGDPLTLLALRMNGEELSPDHGYPCRLIAPSRPGVLQTKWVTRLEVPR; via the coding sequence ATGACCCGGCTGCGCCCGCGCGCGCCCGTCCCCGAGGACTTCACCGCGCCGTCGCACTCGCCGCTGGTCGCCGCCCGGCTGGGTCTCTGGCTCGGCGTGGCGTTCGGGCTGTGCTTCGTCACCGGCCTGCTCAGCCACACCATCCAGCACCCACCGGGCTGGTTCACCTGGCCGACCCGACCGGTCGACCTCTACCGGGCCACCCAGGGCGTCCACGTGCTCTCCGGGATCGCCGCGATCCCCCTGCTGCTGGCGAAACTGTGGAGCGTCTACCCGCGACTGTTCGTCCGTCCGCCGCTGCGCCAACCGCTCCGGCTGGCCGCCCACGTCGTCGAGCGGGCCACCGTCGGGGTGCTCGTCTGTGCGGCGTTTTTCGAGCTGGTCACGGGTCTGTTCAACGTCGCCCAGTCGTACCCCTGGGGGTTCTTCTTCCCGGCGGCGCACCACGCGGTCGCCTGGCTGCTGGTGGGTGGGCTGCTGCTGCACATCGCGGTGAAGCTGCCCACCGCCCGCACGGCGCTGGGCACGCCGCTGCGCCGGAACCGGATGATCGACGAGCGCGCCGACCGGGAGTCGTCCGGACGACGCGCGTTCCTGCGTACGTCGGCGGGCGTCGCCGGCGTCGCCGTGCTGGCCACCGCCGGGGTCACCGTTCCGTGGCTGCGTCGGGTGTCCCCGCTGGCGTGGCGCTCCGCGTCCGGGCCGCAGGGCGTGCCGATCAACCGTACGGCGGCGGCCGCACGCGTCATCGTCCCGCCCGACTGGCGGTTGGAGATCGTCTGGCCCGGTGGTCGACAGACCTTCTCCCTGGCCGAGCTGTCCGCTCTGCCGCAGCGCACCGCGCGACTGCCGATCGCCTGCGTGGAGGGCTGGAGCGCCTCCGCGCGGTGGACTGGCGTGCCCGTCGGCGAGTTGCTACGGCGAGCCGGCGCGCCGGCCGGTCGACCGGTGCGGATCGCCTCGCTGGAGGCCGACGGCCTGTACGCCACCAGCACGCTCCCGGCGAACCATGTCGGCGACCCGCTGACCCTGCTCGCACTGAGGATGAACGGAGAAGAGTTGTCCCCCGACCACGGCTATCCATGCCGCCTCATCGCGCCGAGCCGGCCCGGCGTGCTCCAGACCAAATGGGTGACCCGGCTGGAGGTGCCACGGTGA
- a CDS encoding S-methyl-5'-thioadenosine phosphorylase: MAAEATPVEGPRIGVIGGSGFYEFLDEVTEVAVDTPYGAPSDQVSIGGLAGREVAFLPRHGRRHALPPHRINYRANLWALRALGVRQILAPGAVGGLQPELGPGTLVIPDQLVDRTSGREQTYHDGRPGTDGQLPQVVHAPFADPYCPVGRATVLDSARRGGWSPVDGGTMVVIAGPRFSTRAESRWYAREGWTVVGMTGHPEAVLARELGLCYTALSLVTDRDSGVEAGQGVTQQEVFAVFARNVDRLRVLLAEALGRLPAGQVGCACAGH; encoded by the coding sequence ATGGCGGCCGAAGCGACACCCGTCGAAGGCCCGCGGATCGGCGTGATCGGCGGGTCGGGTTTCTACGAGTTCCTCGACGAGGTCACCGAGGTTGCCGTCGACACGCCGTACGGGGCACCGAGCGACCAGGTCTCCATCGGTGGTCTCGCCGGGCGGGAGGTGGCGTTCCTACCGCGGCACGGACGTCGGCACGCTCTTCCCCCGCACCGCATCAACTACCGGGCCAACCTGTGGGCGTTGCGGGCGCTCGGCGTCCGGCAGATTCTCGCACCGGGCGCCGTCGGCGGCCTGCAACCGGAGTTGGGCCCCGGCACCCTCGTCATTCCGGACCAGTTGGTGGACCGGACCAGCGGCCGCGAGCAGACCTACCACGACGGGCGACCCGGTACGGACGGGCAGCTCCCCCAGGTCGTGCACGCTCCCTTCGCCGACCCCTACTGTCCGGTCGGACGGGCCACGGTCCTCGACTCCGCCCGGCGCGGGGGTTGGTCGCCGGTCGACGGTGGCACCATGGTGGTCATCGCCGGCCCCCGCTTCTCCACCAGGGCCGAGTCACGCTGGTACGCCCGGGAGGGCTGGACAGTGGTCGGGATGACCGGCCACCCCGAGGCGGTGCTCGCCCGGGAACTGGGGCTGTGTTACACCGCCCTGTCGCTGGTGACCGATCGCGACTCGGGTGTCGAGGCCGGGCAGGGGGTGACCCAGCAGGAGGTCTTCGCGGTCTTCGCCCGGAACGTCGACCGCCTCCGCGTCCTGCTCGCCGAGGCCTTGGGCAGGTTGCCGGCGGGCCAGGTTGGCTGTGCGTGTGCGGGACACTGA
- a CDS encoding DM13 domain-containing protein: MRSRPAWAALACAVVVGLVVGLYWFQPWKLFTDTYVDEAVPPTETAATVPTATAAAPATSAAAPAATEVLTAGAFVTHEHRTTGRAEIHRLADGRHRLVIRDLDTSNGPDLRVWLTDQPVVEGTAGWRVFDDGEWVELARLKGNKGNQVYELPASVDPGDFRSVSIWCKRFAVSFGAADLKSV; this comes from the coding sequence CTGAGGTCGCGCCCGGCCTGGGCCGCTCTGGCCTGCGCCGTCGTCGTGGGGCTCGTGGTGGGCCTCTACTGGTTCCAGCCGTGGAAGCTGTTCACCGACACCTACGTCGACGAGGCGGTTCCCCCCACCGAGACCGCGGCGACGGTGCCCACCGCCACGGCGGCGGCCCCGGCGACCTCGGCCGCCGCGCCAGCGGCCACCGAGGTCCTGACCGCCGGCGCGTTCGTCACCCACGAGCACCGGACCACCGGCCGGGCCGAGATCCACCGGCTCGCCGACGGGCGACACCGGCTCGTCATCCGTGACCTGGACACCTCGAACGGGCCGGACCTGCGGGTGTGGCTGACCGACCAACCGGTGGTCGAGGGCACGGCCGGCTGGCGCGTGTTCGATGACGGCGAATGGGTGGAGCTGGCCCGGCTCAAGGGCAACAAGGGCAACCAGGTGTACGAGCTGCCGGCCTCGGTCGACCCCGGTGACTTCCGCAGCGTCTCGATCTGGTGCAAGCGATTCGCGGTCTCCTTCGGGGCTGCCGATCTGAAGAGCGTCTGA
- a CDS encoding ricin-type beta-trefoil lectin domain protein, whose product MTRRRPISASLAAAAVAVVTTVAAALAGGLGGTASAADVTAAAATAGCGKAPTLTSGQRSIQSGGQNRSFILRIPDNYDRNHPYRLIFGFHWNGGTANDVDGGGSDGAAWSYYGLRQQANNSTIFVAPQGNGNGWANPGGQDVTFVDNMISLIEADLCVDTTQRFALGFSYGGGMSYSLACSRAGVFRAVAVYAGGQLSGCSGGNEPIAYMGIHGIGDSVLNISAGRSLRDRFVRNNGCTAQSPPEPRAGSLTHITTTYSGCRSGYPVVWAAFDGGHTPGPVDGGGDSGARTWTKGEVWRFFTQFGGTDPTTPPPTDPPAGGTSPLRGVASGRCLDVNGGSQANGAAAIIWDCHGQSNQSWTSTAAQELRVFGGKCLDVNGAATANGSPVIVWDCNGQSNQKWRLNSDGSITGVGSGRCLATAGNGTANGTRVQISDCNGADSQRWSRS is encoded by the coding sequence ATGACAAGACGTAGACCCATCAGCGCCTCTCTCGCGGCGGCGGCGGTTGCCGTCGTCACCACCGTCGCGGCGGCACTCGCCGGCGGACTGGGCGGCACCGCGTCGGCCGCGGACGTCACAGCTGCCGCCGCCACCGCGGGATGCGGTAAGGCGCCGACGTTGACAAGCGGTCAGCGGTCCATCCAGAGCGGCGGGCAGAACCGAAGCTTCATCCTGAGGATCCCCGACAACTACGACCGGAACCACCCCTACCGACTGATCTTCGGGTTCCACTGGAACGGCGGCACGGCCAACGACGTGGACGGCGGCGGGTCGGACGGGGCCGCCTGGTCCTACTACGGGCTGCGGCAGCAGGCGAACAACAGCACCATCTTCGTGGCCCCGCAGGGCAACGGGAACGGCTGGGCCAATCCCGGCGGCCAGGACGTCACCTTCGTCGACAACATGATCAGCCTGATCGAGGCCGACCTCTGCGTCGACACCACGCAGCGCTTCGCGCTCGGCTTCAGCTACGGCGGCGGCATGAGCTACTCGCTGGCCTGCTCCCGGGCGGGCGTCTTCCGCGCCGTCGCGGTCTACGCCGGCGGGCAGCTCAGCGGGTGCAGCGGCGGCAACGAGCCGATCGCGTACATGGGCATCCACGGCATCGGTGACTCGGTGCTCAACATCTCCGCCGGACGGTCCCTGCGCGACAGGTTCGTCCGGAACAACGGCTGCACCGCACAGAGCCCACCCGAGCCGAGGGCGGGCAGCCTGACGCACATCACCACCACCTACTCCGGCTGCCGGTCCGGCTACCCGGTGGTGTGGGCGGCCTTCGACGGCGGGCACACCCCCGGCCCGGTGGACGGCGGCGGGGACAGCGGCGCCCGGACCTGGACCAAGGGCGAGGTGTGGAGGTTCTTCACCCAGTTCGGCGGTACCGACCCGACCACCCCACCCCCGACGGACCCGCCCGCGGGCGGCACGTCGCCCCTGCGCGGCGTCGCGTCCGGACGGTGCCTGGACGTCAACGGCGGCTCGCAGGCCAACGGCGCGGCCGCGATCATCTGGGACTGCCACGGCCAGAGCAACCAGAGCTGGACCTCGACAGCCGCCCAGGAACTGCGCGTCTTCGGTGGCAAGTGCCTCGATGTCAACGGCGCCGCCACCGCGAACGGCAGCCCGGTGATCGTCTGGGACTGCAACGGGCAGTCCAACCAGAAGTGGCGGCTCAACTCCGACGGCTCGATCACCGGCGTCGGTTCGGGCCGGTGCCTGGCCACTGCCGGTAACGGCACCGCCAACGGCACCCGCGTCCAGATCTCGGACTGCAACGGCGCGGACAGCCAGCGCTGGAGCCGGAGTTGA
- a CDS encoding ricin-type beta-trefoil lectin domain protein: protein MSVVATVAPAAAAPTAGCGKAPGLTSGTHTIQSDGKTRSFILRLPDSYDNTYPHRLAFGFHWLGGTATQVASGGTDGAAWAYYGMLSQANNTTIFVAPQGINNGWANSNGEDVTFTDDMIRTIDNALCVDTSQRFSVGFSYGGAMSYSLACSRPTVFRAVAAIAAPGPISGCSGGTQPVAYLGIHGINDNISSGRALRDRFVRNNGCAAQNPPEPAAGSRTHITTAYSCQPGYPVLWAAFDGGHQQGPVDGCAGCESGARSWVKQEVWRFFAQFGGTDPTTPPPTTPPPGQQNVLIAGTQSGRCVDVPNSSTSNGARVQLWDCNGGSNQRWTHTANRTLTVYGNKCLDASGAGSGNGTAVIIWDCNGQPNQQWNLNANGTITGAQSGLCLDAAGSGTANGTQLHLWACHGGANQRWSTRA from the coding sequence ATGTCCGTCGTCGCGACCGTCGCGCCGGCCGCCGCGGCGCCCACCGCCGGATGCGGCAAGGCGCCCGGCCTGACCAGCGGCACCCACACCATCCAGAGCGACGGCAAGACCCGCAGCTTCATCCTGCGGCTCCCGGACAGCTACGACAACACCTATCCACACCGGCTGGCCTTCGGCTTCCACTGGTTGGGCGGCACCGCCACCCAGGTCGCGTCGGGCGGCACCGACGGCGCCGCGTGGGCCTACTACGGCATGCTCTCGCAGGCGAACAACACCACGATCTTCGTCGCCCCGCAGGGCATCAACAACGGTTGGGCCAACTCCAACGGTGAGGACGTGACCTTCACCGACGACATGATCCGGACAATCGACAACGCACTCTGCGTCGACACGTCGCAGCGGTTCTCGGTCGGGTTCAGCTACGGCGGCGCGATGAGCTACTCCCTGGCGTGCTCCCGGCCGACCGTGTTCCGGGCGGTGGCGGCGATCGCGGCCCCGGGCCCGATCAGCGGATGCAGCGGCGGCACCCAGCCCGTCGCGTACCTGGGCATCCACGGCATCAACGACAACATCTCGAGCGGGCGGGCGTTGCGCGACAGGTTCGTGCGGAACAACGGCTGCGCCGCGCAGAACCCGCCCGAGCCGGCGGCGGGCAGCCGGACCCACATCACCACCGCCTACTCCTGCCAGCCCGGCTATCCGGTGCTCTGGGCCGCGTTCGACGGCGGCCACCAGCAGGGCCCGGTGGACGGGTGCGCCGGCTGTGAGAGCGGGGCGCGGAGCTGGGTCAAGCAGGAGGTGTGGCGGTTCTTCGCCCAGTTCGGTGGCACCGATCCGACCACCCCGCCCCCGACCACCCCGCCGCCCGGGCAGCAGAACGTGCTGATCGCCGGCACCCAGTCGGGACGGTGCGTCGACGTGCCCAACTCGAGCACGAGCAACGGCGCCCGGGTGCAGCTGTGGGACTGCAACGGTGGCAGCAACCAGCGCTGGACGCACACCGCCAACCGCACCCTGACCGTCTACGGCAACAAGTGCCTGGACGCCAGCGGAGCGGGCAGCGGCAACGGCACCGCGGTGATCATCTGGGACTGCAACGGCCAGCCCAACCAGCAGTGGAATCTGAACGCCAACGGCACCATCACCGGCGCACAGTCCGGGCTCTGCCTGGACGCCGCCGGGTCCGGCACGGCCAACGGCACGCAACTGCACCTCTGGGCCTGCCACGGCGGCGCCAACCAACGGTGGAGCACGCGCGCCTAG
- the cutA gene encoding divalent-cation tolerance protein CutA yields the protein MSDYVQVSTSAPTRDAAVKLAEGATTARLAAGAQVTGPVTSVFWHLGERGAGEEWQVLLFTTADRYPALESHLVDAHPWDNPQVTAVAVVHGSADYLAWIRRTVEAD from the coding sequence GTGAGCGACTACGTGCAGGTGTCGACATCCGCCCCCACCCGCGATGCCGCAGTGAAGCTGGCCGAGGGGGCAACAACGGCACGCCTGGCGGCGGGCGCGCAGGTGACCGGCCCGGTCACGTCCGTGTTCTGGCACCTCGGCGAACGAGGCGCCGGCGAGGAATGGCAGGTGCTGCTATTCACCACCGCCGACCGGTATCCCGCCCTGGAATCACACCTGGTCGACGCGCACCCGTGGGACAATCCGCAAGTTACGGCCGTAGCGGTTGTTCACGGCTCGGCGGATTATCTGGCGTGGATCAGACGGACGGTTGAGGCCGATTAG
- a CDS encoding cellulose binding domain-containing protein — MTGALSSSLFRRSRPVLLAAVVLSTAVVGTPLNAASAAGAAPAVHPAVAPASGEVAPPGAPTGLTTAEVRTGSITLTWTAATSDCCAIAGYDIAYYQEFGDLAFSASVGAVTTTTITNHIAPGQQYTFRVSARDDLGHRSNWSNALAVVTPVTDTGPDTTPPSAPQDLTLGDVTPSTATLSWSPSTDDVAVLGYNIYEFDGWFTSRLVATVPGTTYTTPLPATTPLRNRYYVRARDAAGNVSIASNTIELPTTSTPPTPPPSTCRVTYRNQSEWQGGFVATVAVQNTGAAPVDGWIVTFGFPGDQQVTSAWNATVGQAGATVTARNVDWNRVLAPGGSATFGVQGRWGASDAPPTGFSLNGAPCSVG, encoded by the coding sequence ATGACAGGCGCCCTCTCCTCCTCGCTGTTCCGCCGTTCACGGCCGGTTTTGCTGGCCGCCGTCGTGCTCTCGACAGCGGTGGTGGGCACCCCGCTGAACGCGGCGTCGGCGGCAGGCGCCGCGCCCGCCGTCCATCCGGCGGTCGCTCCGGCGTCCGGTGAGGTCGCGCCGCCGGGCGCGCCCACCGGCCTGACCACCGCCGAGGTGCGGACCGGGTCGATCACCCTCACCTGGACCGCCGCGACGTCCGACTGCTGCGCCATCGCCGGCTACGACATCGCGTACTACCAGGAGTTCGGCGACCTGGCCTTCAGCGCCAGCGTCGGCGCCGTCACCACCACCACGATCACCAACCACATCGCGCCGGGCCAGCAGTACACGTTCCGGGTGTCCGCCCGGGACGACCTCGGACACCGGTCGAACTGGTCCAACGCGTTGGCAGTGGTCACGCCGGTGACGGACACCGGCCCGGACACCACCCCGCCGAGCGCGCCGCAGGACCTGACCCTCGGCGACGTGACCCCTTCCACCGCCACGCTGTCCTGGTCCCCGTCGACGGACGACGTCGCCGTACTGGGATACAACATCTACGAGTTCGACGGTTGGTTCACCTCGAGGCTTGTCGCCACCGTCCCGGGGACGACGTACACGACGCCGCTGCCGGCCACGACGCCGCTGCGCAACCGCTACTACGTGCGGGCCCGGGACGCGGCCGGCAACGTGTCGATCGCCTCGAACACCATCGAGCTGCCCACGACGTCGACGCCACCGACCCCGCCGCCCTCGACCTGCCGGGTGACCTACCGCAACCAGTCCGAGTGGCAGGGCGGTTTCGTGGCCACGGTGGCGGTGCAGAACACCGGAGCCGCGCCGGTCGACGGCTGGATCGTCACCTTCGGCTTCCCTGGTGACCAGCAGGTCACCTCGGCCTGGAACGCCACCGTCGGTCAGGCCGGCGCCACGGTGACCGCCCGTAACGTCGACTGGAACCGGGTGCTCGCGCCGGGCGGCTCGGCGACCTTCGGCGTTCAGGGACGGTGGGGTGCCAGCGACGCGCCGCCGACCGGCTTCTCGTTGAACGGCGCGCCCTGCTCGGTGGGCTGA